A stretch of Prunus dulcis chromosome 6, ALMONDv2, whole genome shotgun sequence DNA encodes these proteins:
- the LOC117632193 gene encoding uncharacterized protein LOC117632193 has translation MALSLSSTTAITCSKLHDNSSLQFNTSNTYKRSPNAVSVKCASTEPPAAGAGSGGRKSKLEIGSPIIVVEAPRMIKTAASVPCLRVNSGLVKPGDVGRIVSRKPKDVWAVRLSIGTYLIDGKYFKPLELELDS, from the exons ATGGCATTATCCTTGTCTTCCACAACTGCAATTACATGCTCCAAGCTCCATGACAATTCAAGCCTTCAATTCAACACCTCAAACACCTACAAACGAAGTCCAAATGCAGTGAGCGTCAAATGTGCATCGACAGAGCCACCGGCAGCAGGGGCCGGATCGGGGGGGAGGAAATCCAAGCTTGAGATAGGCTCTCCTATCATCGTAGTTGAGGCTCCAAGAATGATAAAAACCGCGGCATCGGTTCCATGCCTCAGGGTCAACTCCGGCTTGGTCAAACCCGGTGATGTTGGAAG AATTGTGTCAAGAAAGCCTAAGGATGTGTGGGCAGTGCGGCTTTCAATTGGCACTTATCTCATTGATGGCAAATACTTCAAGCCCTTGGAGTTAGAGCTTGACTCATAG
- the LOC117630298 gene encoding uncharacterized protein LOC117630298 has protein sequence MDHSDQFITYSIFNGKDALLRWARVQGKMNNIVIVTKRSDYGGEGKRRPRVILAYERSGNYKSCKSSETTDIRVSSRSFIWGRLSEEENALLVDMSKSLVKSRDILVTLKDRDAMNVSTMKTIYNARI, from the exons ATGGACCATAGTGATCAATTCATAACTTATTCG ATATTCAATGGTAAAGATGCATTACTTAGATGGGCTCGTGTACaaggaaaaatgaataatattgTCATTGTAACTAAAAGGTCTGATTATGGAGGTGAGGGCAAGAGGAGACCTCGAGTAATACTTGCTTATGAGAGGAGTGGCAACTATAAGTCTTGTAAGTCTAGTGAGACAACTGATATAAG AGTATCTTCAAGGTCATTCATTTGGGGGCGACTTTCTGAAGAGGAGAATGCCTTGTTGGTGGACATGTCTAAGAGTTTGGTGAAATCTAGAGATATTTTAGTCACCCTGAAGGATAGAGATGCAATGAATGTTTCAACTATGAAGACAATATACAATGCTAGGATTTGA